Proteins from one Corynebacterium testudinoris genomic window:
- a CDS encoding lysylphosphatidylglycerol synthase transmembrane domain-containing protein: MEFLKKAAANQWVRWVAPLAVLVVLAVIFRDQFPFFGEGVRRLSDAHVPGIILAVTAAFASLFAMAEVMRLLMRAGGTAVRLREATAVTMASNSWSTTLPGGPAFSAFFTYQVQRGWGASPVLCGWFFVLSSAISTMWLVLIGACGVFFLGAKISIWSLVGSLIAMVALSWAVYWAANNPRHLEHWARSWMPPINRLLRREETAGIESVVKHIHQLDTVHLNKRSFAAAAFWSLANRLLDAVVLWASIWAITDAAPWLEKTPDHTTIMGVLLAYTTAKIAGSAQVTPGGLGTVEATILATLVASGMTAVDATGAALIYRLISFALVTVIGWIIYFAHYARRGLPTSE; encoded by the coding sequence ATGGAGTTCCTGAAGAAGGCTGCGGCCAACCAGTGGGTGAGGTGGGTCGCGCCGCTCGCCGTCCTCGTGGTGCTGGCCGTCATCTTCCGCGACCAATTCCCCTTCTTCGGGGAAGGTGTCCGCAGGCTTAGCGACGCCCACGTACCCGGCATCATCCTCGCCGTCACCGCCGCCTTCGCGTCCCTGTTTGCCATGGCCGAAGTCATGCGCCTCCTCATGCGCGCCGGCGGAACCGCCGTCCGCCTACGCGAAGCCACCGCCGTGACCATGGCCTCCAACTCGTGGTCAACGACCCTGCCCGGAGGCCCGGCGTTTTCCGCCTTCTTCACCTACCAAGTCCAACGCGGCTGGGGCGCCTCCCCCGTACTCTGCGGCTGGTTCTTCGTCCTGTCCTCGGCGATTTCCACCATGTGGCTCGTCCTCATCGGCGCCTGCGGAGTGTTCTTCCTCGGCGCGAAAATCAGCATCTGGTCCCTCGTCGGATCGCTCATCGCCATGGTCGCGTTGTCCTGGGCCGTCTACTGGGCCGCCAACAACCCCCGCCACCTCGAACACTGGGCTAGGTCATGGATGCCTCCCATCAACCGCCTGCTCCGCCGCGAAGAAACCGCCGGCATCGAATCGGTAGTCAAACACATCCACCAACTCGACACCGTTCACCTGAACAAACGAAGCTTTGCCGCCGCCGCCTTCTGGTCCCTAGCCAACCGGCTTCTCGACGCCGTCGTCCTCTGGGCCAGCATCTGGGCCATCACCGACGCCGCCCCCTGGCTGGAGAAAACCCCCGACCACACCACCATCATGGGCGTCCTCCTCGCCTACACCACCGCCAAAATCGCCGGCTCCGCCCAGGTCACCCCAGGCGGACTCGGCACAGTGGAAGCCACCATCCTGGCCACCCTCGTCGCCTCCGGCATGACAGCTGTCGACGCCACCGGAGCCGCCCTCATCTACCGGCTCATCTCCTTCGCCTTGGTCACCGTCATCGGCTGGATCATCTACTTCGCCCACTACGCACGTCGCGGTCTGCCTACTTCCGAATAG
- a CDS encoding glycosyltransferase family 4 protein, whose product MKILLLCWRDSTHPQGGGSERYLERVGEYLAAHGHEVVYRTAGHTDAPRRSQRNGVRFSRSGGKYSVYPKAWAGMLLGRMGVGTLAGIDAVVDTQNGIPFFARLVSGAPTVLLTHHCHREQWPVAGPIIARIGWLLESQVAPRVYRGAPYVTVSQASKDDLVDLGVRADDIRIIENGIDPVPAHVPQLAEDGAIHLVTLSRLVPHKQIEHAMDTLAALAPGRTLVLDVIGSGWWEDELREYAIARGITEQVTFHGQVTEDYKHALLARAAVHLMPSRKEGWGLAVVEAAQHGVPTVGYRTAGGLRDSIQDHITGLLADSPADLTRLTALLLDDAPLRRSLGTTARQWVTDFSWATTGARFHELLVEHTAQRRG is encoded by the coding sequence ATGAAGATCCTTCTGTTGTGTTGGCGCGATTCGACTCACCCCCAGGGTGGCGGCTCGGAACGCTACCTGGAACGCGTCGGCGAGTACCTGGCGGCCCACGGCCATGAAGTGGTCTATCGCACCGCCGGGCACACGGATGCCCCCCGCCGTTCGCAGCGCAATGGGGTGCGGTTTTCCCGCAGCGGCGGCAAATATTCGGTCTATCCCAAGGCGTGGGCGGGGATGCTGCTTGGGCGGATGGGCGTGGGGACGCTCGCGGGGATCGACGCCGTCGTGGATACCCAAAACGGCATCCCCTTCTTCGCTCGCCTCGTCTCCGGCGCGCCGACGGTCCTGCTCACGCACCATTGCCACCGCGAGCAATGGCCCGTCGCTGGGCCGATCATCGCGCGTATTGGCTGGTTGCTGGAGTCGCAGGTGGCCCCGCGCGTCTACCGCGGCGCGCCTTATGTGACGGTGTCCCAGGCCTCGAAGGATGATCTGGTTGACCTTGGCGTGCGGGCCGATGATATTCGCATCATCGAAAATGGCATCGATCCCGTGCCCGCGCACGTGCCGCAGCTGGCGGAGGATGGGGCGATCCATCTGGTCACGCTGTCCCGGCTGGTCCCGCACAAGCAAATCGAGCACGCGATGGATACGTTGGCCGCGCTCGCGCCGGGTCGCACGCTGGTGCTCGACGTCATTGGTTCCGGCTGGTGGGAGGATGAATTACGGGAGTATGCCATCGCCCGCGGTATCACTGAGCAGGTGACTTTCCATGGCCAGGTCACCGAGGATTACAAGCATGCCCTCCTTGCGCGCGCGGCCGTCCACCTCATGCCTTCGCGCAAGGAAGGCTGGGGCCTGGCCGTCGTTGAGGCGGCGCAGCACGGCGTGCCGACGGTGGGGTATCGCACCGCCGGTGGCCTGCGCGATTCCATCCAGGATCACATCACTGGCCTGCTCGCCGACAGTCCGGCCGATCTCACGCGCCTCACGGCGCTGTTGCTTGACGACGCCCCCCTGCGCCGCTCACTGGGCACCACCGCGCGGCAGTGGGTCACCGATTTTTCGTGGGCGACGACGGGCGCGCGTTTCCACGAGCTCCTCGTTGAGCACACAGCACAACGACGGGGATGA
- a CDS encoding suppressor of fused domain protein: MFNLPGTLLEAIPEHLSRYLPGEPTVWHEIVPNGLRIDVYCWAPTPERPLWTLVTCGMSLHQMNVPRSLKNLDRAELMITLPADWTPLIQSRDVPDEEEQRNSWPFQQLKFTAVVPYLMDTWLGYGSTLQAGETIDETYEGSEFSGLILGGPTSVENTGIFELEVGGVTVQFWGLYFLYPQETAFHLEHSPEELLERLDAAGIHEGVFPHRPSVVSPQG, from the coding sequence ATGTTCAACCTCCCCGGGACCCTCCTCGAGGCCATCCCCGAACACCTCTCCCGTTACCTCCCCGGGGAACCGACCGTGTGGCACGAAATAGTGCCCAATGGCTTGCGCATCGACGTCTACTGCTGGGCACCGACGCCCGAGCGTCCCCTGTGGACCCTGGTCACCTGCGGGATGTCCTTGCACCAGATGAACGTTCCTCGGAGCCTGAAAAATCTCGACCGGGCAGAGCTCATGATCACCCTCCCCGCGGACTGGACACCCCTCATCCAATCGCGGGACGTGCCCGACGAGGAAGAGCAGCGGAATAGCTGGCCCTTCCAGCAACTAAAATTCACCGCCGTTGTCCCCTACCTCATGGACACGTGGTTGGGGTACGGATCCACCCTGCAAGCTGGCGAAACGATCGATGAAACCTACGAAGGCTCCGAATTCTCCGGCCTGATCCTCGGCGGGCCAACATCCGTGGAAAACACCGGAATCTTCGAGCTCGAAGTCGGCGGAGTGACCGTGCAATTCTGGGGGCTGTACTTCCTCTACCCCCAAGAAACGGCCTTCCACCTAGAGCACAGCCCCGAAGAACTACTAGAGCGTCTCGACGCCGCCGGCATCCACGAGGGCGTGTTCCCCCACCGTCCCAGCGTGGTCTCACCACAGGGATAA
- a CDS encoding NYN domain-containing protein, with amino-acid sequence MSDLHESTHHYTAAAAPGPESLLLVWDAPNLDMGLGAILGGRPTAAYRPRFDAIGRWMLAQAGRLAHETGHRIEAEATVFTNVTPGGADVIRPWVEALRNVGFAVFAKPKTDEDSDVDPDMLAHIRRRHAEGVLKGLVVASADGQNFKETIDELTAEGLPVTVLGFHEHASWAVASDSITFVDLEEIPGVFREPLPRISLDSLPSEGAWLQPFRPLSALLSSRNH; translated from the coding sequence GTGAGCGATCTTCACGAATCCACCCACCATTACACGGCAGCGGCGGCACCCGGGCCCGAAAGCCTGCTGCTCGTGTGGGACGCCCCGAACCTGGACATGGGCCTCGGCGCCATCCTGGGAGGCCGCCCCACCGCCGCCTACCGCCCACGATTCGACGCCATCGGCCGGTGGATGCTTGCCCAAGCCGGCCGCCTGGCGCACGAGACCGGCCACCGCATTGAGGCCGAGGCGACGGTGTTCACCAACGTCACCCCCGGCGGCGCTGACGTCATCCGCCCGTGGGTCGAGGCCCTGCGCAACGTCGGTTTCGCGGTCTTTGCCAAGCCCAAGACTGATGAAGATTCCGATGTCGATCCGGACATGCTCGCCCACATTCGCCGCCGCCACGCAGAAGGCGTACTCAAGGGCTTGGTCGTCGCCTCCGCCGATGGGCAAAACTTCAAAGAGACGATCGACGAGCTGACCGCTGAGGGCCTGCCCGTCACCGTCCTCGGTTTCCACGAGCACGCCTCCTGGGCCGTGGCGTCCGACTCCATCACCTTCGTCGACCTGGAGGAGATCCCCGGCGTCTTCCGCGAGCCGCTGCCGCGCATCAGCCTCGATTCTCTCCCCTCCGAGGGCGCGTGGCTGCAGCCCTTCCGCCCACTGTCGGCGCTATTATCCAGCCGCAACCACTAA
- a CDS encoding DUF6802 family protein, whose product MDLHGLAGLAGEGEGLRLYLGDQEWGVGGVAGDSVTLCDAEGMTVYADLDGDGDVDHISTVHGDGRFEVYSADPHRAVWGLPDFDPLCDQPNMVVACEDSSQNTPEMRQRKGSHDEQADMWIRIEHG is encoded by the coding sequence ATGGATCTGCACGGATTGGCAGGATTGGCGGGGGAGGGCGAGGGGCTCCGGTTGTACCTCGGCGACCAAGAATGGGGAGTGGGAGGGGTGGCCGGGGATTCGGTGACGCTGTGCGATGCGGAGGGCATGACGGTCTACGCTGACCTCGACGGCGATGGAGACGTCGATCACATTTCCACAGTTCACGGCGATGGTCGCTTCGAGGTGTATTCGGCCGACCCGCACCGCGCAGTGTGGGGTTTGCCCGACTTTGACCCCCTCTGTGACCAACCTAACATGGTCGTGGCCTGCGAAGATTCTTCCCAAAACACCCCCGAAATGAGGCAAAGAAAAGGTTCGCATGATGAGCAAGCGGACATGTGGATTCGTATAGAGCATGGATAG
- a CDS encoding HNH endonuclease signature motif containing protein, translating to MTTTTDTYHSPIEAALQRYLDRLKYYYTVSSPHDPIARQGTQLRRDDHHLWQSILPDSNDDIDLVLARLRRSLGRGDGYLMSAISAHQRLQELPALKEIQEHYYHLDLLRLKAIDSVLCKADTTIDKHLDLIDTELAEFLTPTRTNQALPTVGAIKKRLNAIIIMLDESISADDPAPAPADSLSISFTDGRGMIRADVDDLTAHEIDQRVRNYATTHGVSQAQALVALIKGDGTTTVTINLYQACDIPNAPAWVSGLGFLPRSKTQHLLNQADSQVDMDAIGTKVSSAYATPADIRSLVVGLDGTCAMGGCDGPAHKAQMDHRINHADGGPTTAANLAALCVRHHAMKTDRRVFYVMDPITRRKYFLFADGTWTESEGDGPLAASQRRWMQTVSQRIAKRRARIRSQSQAQKREELEREGPPPPPPEPEPPPF from the coding sequence GTGACCACCACCACCGACACCTACCACTCACCCATAGAAGCAGCACTCCAACGCTACTTAGACCGCCTGAAGTACTACTACACCGTCAGCTCACCCCACGACCCCATCGCCCGCCAGGGAACACAACTACGACGAGACGACCACCACCTCTGGCAATCCATCCTCCCCGATAGCAACGACGACATCGACCTCGTCCTTGCTCGACTGCGCCGGTCATTAGGCCGCGGCGATGGCTACCTCATGTCCGCGATCAGCGCCCACCAACGATTGCAGGAACTGCCCGCCCTCAAGGAGATCCAGGAACACTACTACCACCTCGATCTCCTCCGCCTAAAAGCCATCGACAGTGTCTTATGCAAAGCAGACACCACCATCGACAAACACCTCGACCTCATCGACACCGAACTCGCAGAATTCCTCACCCCCACCCGCACCAACCAAGCCCTCCCCACCGTAGGGGCCATCAAAAAACGCCTCAACGCGATCATCATCATGCTCGATGAGTCCATCTCCGCCGACGATCCTGCCCCAGCCCCGGCCGATAGCCTCTCCATCTCTTTCACCGACGGTAGAGGAATGATCAGAGCTGATGTTGATGACCTCACCGCCCACGAGATTGACCAACGAGTCCGCAACTACGCCACCACCCACGGGGTCAGTCAGGCCCAAGCACTAGTAGCACTGATCAAAGGAGACGGCACTACCACCGTCACGATCAATCTCTACCAAGCCTGTGACATCCCGAACGCTCCTGCGTGGGTCAGCGGACTAGGATTCCTGCCCCGCTCTAAAACCCAACACCTCCTGAACCAAGCGGACAGTCAGGTTGATATGGATGCGATCGGGACGAAAGTCTCCTCGGCGTATGCCACCCCCGCTGATATCCGCTCCCTCGTGGTTGGTTTGGATGGGACCTGTGCGATGGGTGGGTGTGATGGCCCAGCCCATAAAGCACAGATGGATCACCGGATTAATCACGCTGATGGTGGGCCCACGACAGCAGCCAACCTCGCAGCATTGTGTGTCAGGCATCATGCGATGAAAACGGATCGTCGGGTCTTCTACGTCATGGACCCCATCACGAGGCGGAAGTATTTCCTGTTTGCTGATGGCACGTGGACCGAGTCAGAAGGAGACGGCCCGCTAGCTGCCAGTCAGCGCCGGTGGATGCAGACCGTGTCCCAGCGGATAGCCAAACGTAGGGCGAGGATCAGGTCGCAGTCCCAAGCCCAAAAACGCGAAGAGCTCGAGCGGGAAGGACCACCACCGCCCCCGCCAGAACCAGAACCACCACCGTTCTAG
- a CDS encoding acyl-CoA carboxylase subunit beta — MTENSTATKLADLRARLDKAQDPGSERAREKRDAAGRTTPRQRINALLDEGSFVEVGALAKTPGDPDAIYSDGVVTGYGMIDGRPVAIYAHDKTVYGGSVGVAFGRKVVEVMDMAIKIGCPVIGIQDSGGARIQDAVTSLAMYSEISRRQMPLSGRSPQISIMLGKSAGGAVYAPVTTDFVIAVDGETEMYVTGPAVIREVTGEDITSAELGGARQQELNGNISAVVDSEDEAFDFVRDLLDHLPTSCFDAAPVFAAPTDDDVAQAPELDLFMPDDSNAGYDMLDLLGHLGDDDNLVEIQANYAPNLITAFGRIDGRAVGFIANNPMHFAGCIDADAADKGARFVRICDAYNIPLVFVVDTPGYLPGVEQEKAGLIHRGAKLAFALVESTVPKVTLIVRKAYGGAYAVMGSKNLSGDINLAWPTAQIAVMGSAAAVVMIQGKQLAAAPPEQRDYLKKVFMDFYDENMTSPYVAAERGYIDAMIQPSETRLALRRALRQLSTKDEHDLPKKHNIMPM, encoded by the coding sequence GTGACTGAGAACTCCACGGCGACTAAGCTCGCCGACCTTCGCGCCCGGCTCGACAAAGCCCAAGACCCGGGCAGCGAACGTGCCCGGGAAAAGCGCGATGCCGCGGGTCGAACGACCCCACGGCAACGCATCAACGCGCTCCTCGACGAAGGCAGCTTCGTTGAGGTCGGCGCCCTAGCCAAAACACCCGGCGACCCCGACGCGATCTACTCCGACGGTGTCGTCACCGGCTACGGCATGATCGACGGCCGCCCCGTCGCCATCTACGCCCACGACAAAACTGTCTACGGCGGCTCCGTCGGCGTGGCCTTCGGCCGCAAGGTTGTCGAAGTCATGGACATGGCCATCAAGATCGGCTGCCCGGTCATCGGCATCCAAGACTCCGGCGGCGCCCGCATCCAAGACGCCGTGACCTCGTTGGCGATGTACTCCGAAATCTCCCGCCGCCAGATGCCCCTATCGGGCCGCAGCCCACAGATCTCCATCATGCTGGGTAAGTCCGCCGGCGGCGCCGTCTACGCGCCTGTCACTACCGACTTCGTCATCGCCGTCGACGGCGAAACCGAAATGTACGTCACCGGCCCCGCCGTCATCCGCGAAGTCACCGGCGAGGACATCACCTCAGCCGAACTCGGTGGCGCCCGCCAGCAGGAACTCAACGGAAACATTTCCGCGGTTGTCGATAGTGAAGACGAGGCCTTCGACTTCGTCCGCGACCTCCTCGACCACCTGCCGACCTCGTGCTTCGATGCCGCCCCGGTCTTCGCGGCCCCCACCGACGACGACGTTGCCCAAGCGCCCGAGCTCGACCTGTTCATGCCCGACGATTCCAACGCCGGCTACGACATGCTCGACCTCCTCGGACACCTCGGCGACGACGATAACCTGGTGGAGATCCAGGCCAACTACGCCCCCAACCTCATCACCGCTTTCGGGCGTATCGACGGCCGCGCGGTCGGCTTCATCGCCAACAATCCCATGCACTTCGCCGGGTGCATCGACGCCGACGCCGCCGACAAGGGTGCCCGCTTCGTCCGCATCTGCGACGCGTACAACATTCCGTTGGTCTTCGTTGTGGACACTCCCGGCTACCTGCCCGGCGTGGAGCAGGAAAAGGCCGGGCTCATTCACCGCGGAGCCAAGCTCGCCTTCGCCCTCGTCGAATCGACCGTGCCGAAGGTTACCCTCATCGTCCGCAAGGCCTACGGCGGTGCCTATGCCGTCATGGGGTCTAAAAACCTCTCCGGTGACATCAACCTCGCGTGGCCGACCGCGCAGATCGCTGTCATGGGTTCCGCCGCCGCCGTCGTCATGATCCAAGGCAAACAGCTCGCCGCCGCTCCTCCCGAGCAGCGCGACTACTTGAAGAAGGTCTTCATGGACTTCTACGACGAGAACATGACCAGCCCTTATGTCGCCGCCGAGCGTGGTTACATTGACGCGATGATTCAGCCGTCCGAAACGCGCCTGGCCCTGCGCCGAGCTCTGCGGCAGCTGTCCACCAAGGACGAACACGACCTGCCGAAGAAGCACAACATCATGCCCATGTAA
- the trmB gene encoding tRNA (guanosine(46)-N7)-methyltransferase TrmB: MSISDFPDNARPLGDLPAGRPPQTDFGDDGRAYPRLGAVSFRRGTLTDNQEKLWEENWPHLGRVLSDELIDVDSWFGRAGAPTIVEIGSGTGTSTAAMAPLEADTNVIAVELYKPGLAKLLGSVVRGDINNVRMVRGDGVEVLARMIAPASLDGVRIFFPDPWPKARHHKRRLIQSGTLHLIATRLKPGGVLHVATDHADYAEWISELVDVEPLLDYRGWPWVDCPQLTDRQVITKFEGKGLQKDHTINEFLWQRTNTPA, from the coding sequence ATGTCTATTTCTGATTTCCCTGATAACGCCCGCCCGCTCGGAGACCTGCCCGCCGGCCGTCCCCCGCAAACCGACTTTGGCGATGACGGTCGCGCCTACCCGCGCCTCGGCGCCGTGAGTTTTCGGCGCGGCACGCTCACCGACAACCAAGAAAAACTCTGGGAGGAAAACTGGCCTCACCTGGGACGCGTCCTCAGCGATGAGCTTATCGACGTCGATTCGTGGTTCGGCCGCGCAGGCGCCCCCACCATCGTGGAAATCGGTTCCGGCACCGGAACCTCCACCGCTGCGATGGCCCCGCTGGAAGCCGACACCAACGTTATCGCCGTCGAACTGTATAAGCCCGGTCTGGCGAAACTGCTCGGATCGGTCGTGCGCGGGGACATTAATAATGTCCGGATGGTCCGCGGCGATGGCGTCGAAGTCCTCGCCCGGATGATCGCGCCCGCCTCCCTCGACGGCGTGCGCATCTTCTTCCCCGACCCCTGGCCGAAGGCCCGCCATCACAAGCGCCGCCTCATCCAGTCCGGCACGTTGCACCTCATCGCCACCCGCCTCAAGCCGGGTGGCGTCCTCCACGTCGCGACCGACCATGCGGATTATGCCGAATGGATCTCCGAGCTCGTGGACGTGGAACCGCTCCTGGACTACCGGGGCTGGCCGTGGGTTGACTGCCCGCAGCTGACCGATCGCCAGGTGATCACTAAGTTTGAGGGCAAGGGTCTGCAAAAAGACCACACCATCAATGAATTTCTTTGGCAGCGCACTAACACGCCTGCTTAA
- a CDS encoding DUF3054 domain-containing protein, producing the protein MSPSRVLIADAVAILAFAIFARLAHNTPDAPFTVLTVLGTFWPFLLGGIAGHAICLGLKKPAFPVVPGGIIVWLSTAVAGLGIWALRHGEMPHWSFIIVATVMSGLLLLGWRIAVRLLPGMRARQ; encoded by the coding sequence GTGTCCCCCTCTCGTGTCCTCATCGCAGACGCCGTCGCCATCCTCGCGTTTGCAATTTTCGCCCGCCTAGCCCACAACACCCCAGATGCCCCCTTCACCGTTCTCACCGTGCTGGGGACCTTCTGGCCTTTCCTCCTCGGCGGAATAGCTGGTCACGCGATATGCCTCGGGTTAAAGAAGCCCGCTTTCCCGGTCGTCCCGGGCGGGATCATCGTGTGGCTCTCCACTGCCGTCGCCGGCCTGGGTATCTGGGCTCTGCGCCACGGCGAGATGCCGCACTGGTCCTTCATCATCGTCGCCACCGTGATGTCCGGCCTGCTCCTTCTCGGTTGGCGGATAGCTGTTCGCCTTCTTCCGGGCATGCGCGCTAGACAATAG
- a CDS encoding class I SAM-dependent methyltransferase: MPAHTRHLATLRRSWSLLRAIRHEQTTPALFYRPLAEDTAMLIDALLRDVTGTPLHGRRVLDVGGGPGYFAAAFQARGAYYVPVEPDVGEMAAAGIAVPGAVRGDGAHLPFTEGSFDVVYSSNVAEHVPDPWAMGEDMLRVTASGGLCVLSYTVWLGPFGGHETGMWEHYVGGAFARDRYARRHGHPPKNSFGTSLFDVSCAAGLRWARSLEQRGVAQVEICFPRYHPSWAWWLVRVPGLREFLVSNLVIVVRKA, translated from the coding sequence GTGCCCGCCCACACTCGTCACCTCGCGACCCTTCGGCGCTCCTGGTCCCTGCTGCGAGCAATCCGCCACGAGCAGACCACGCCCGCCTTGTTTTATCGCCCGCTCGCCGAGGACACCGCCATGCTTATCGACGCCCTCCTGCGCGATGTCACCGGCACCCCCCTGCACGGCAGGCGGGTCCTCGACGTCGGTGGCGGCCCCGGCTACTTCGCCGCCGCCTTTCAGGCCCGCGGCGCCTACTACGTTCCCGTTGAGCCCGATGTCGGCGAGATGGCTGCCGCCGGTATCGCCGTCCCCGGCGCCGTGCGTGGCGACGGCGCGCACCTCCCCTTCACCGAAGGTTCCTTCGACGTCGTCTACTCCTCCAACGTCGCCGAGCATGTCCCCGACCCCTGGGCCATGGGCGAGGACATGCTGCGCGTCACCGCCTCCGGAGGGTTGTGCGTGCTCAGCTACACCGTGTGGCTCGGTCCCTTCGGCGGGCATGAAACCGGCATGTGGGAGCACTACGTCGGTGGGGCGTTCGCCCGTGATCGCTACGCCCGCCGCCACGGCCACCCGCCCAAAAACAGCTTCGGCACCTCGCTTTTCGATGTCTCCTGCGCCGCGGGCCTGCGGTGGGCGCGCTCGCTGGAGCAACGAGGCGTAGCTCAGGTCGAGATCTGTTTCCCGCGCTACCACCCCTCGTGGGCCTGGTGGCTCGTGCGCGTTCCCGGGCTGCGCGAATTCCTAGTGTCCAACCTGGTCATTGTGGTGCGCAAAGCCTAA
- a CDS encoding phosphoenolpyruvate carboxykinase (GTP), with the protein MTTAIKGLVGPAPTDNEKLLTWIAEAVELFQPETVVFADGSQEEWDRLTAQLVEAGTLIKLNEDKRPNSFLARSNPDDVARVESRTFICSEKEEDAGPTNNWADPAAMKAEMTEVFRGSMKGRTMYVVPFCMGPITDPDPKLGVQLTDSAYVVLSMRIMTRMGSEALAKIGTNGDFVHALHTVGAPLEPGEEDVTWPCNDLKYITQFPETKEIWSFGSGYGGNAILAKKCYALRIASVMAKEEGWMAEHMLILKLISPEGKSYHIAAAFPSACGKTNLAMITPTVKGWTAEVVGDDIAWLKLREDGLYAVNPENGFFGVAPGTNYSSNPIAMKTMEPGNTLFTNVALTDDGDVWWEGMDGEKPAHLIDWLGNDWTPDSGVNAAHPNSRYCVPIEQSPAAAPEFNDWHGVKIDAILFGGRRADTVPLVTQAFDWEHGTMIGATLSSGQTAASAEAKVGSLRHDPMAMLPFMGYNAGDYLQHWIDMGNEGGDRMPAIFLVNWFRRGEDGRFLWPGFGDNSRVLAWVVDRIEGKVDADETVVGYTARVEDLDLSGLDTPVEDVKEALSTSASDWQRDVEENEEYLAFLGPRVPSEVHTQLAALKERIAKA; encoded by the coding sequence ATGACCACTGCCATCAAGGGCCTTGTTGGCCCCGCCCCGACCGACAATGAGAAGCTCCTCACCTGGATTGCTGAGGCAGTGGAGCTGTTCCAGCCGGAGACCGTCGTCTTCGCGGATGGCTCGCAGGAGGAATGGGATCGACTCACTGCTCAGTTGGTTGAGGCTGGCACCCTAATCAAGCTGAACGAGGACAAGCGCCCCAATAGCTTCCTTGCTCGCTCCAACCCGGACGACGTCGCCCGCGTCGAGTCCCGGACCTTCATCTGCTCCGAGAAGGAGGAGGACGCCGGTCCGACCAATAACTGGGCAGACCCGGCAGCCATGAAGGCGGAGATGACCGAGGTATTCCGCGGCTCCATGAAGGGCCGCACCATGTACGTTGTGCCTTTCTGCATGGGCCCCATCACGGACCCAGACCCCAAGCTGGGCGTCCAGCTCACCGACTCCGCTTATGTCGTGCTGTCCATGCGCATCATGACCCGCATGGGCTCTGAGGCCCTGGCCAAGATCGGTACCAACGGCGACTTCGTGCACGCGCTCCACACCGTGGGTGCCCCGCTCGAACCGGGAGAGGAAGATGTCACCTGGCCGTGCAACGACCTCAAGTACATCACCCAGTTCCCGGAGACCAAGGAGATTTGGTCCTTCGGTTCCGGCTACGGCGGCAACGCCATCCTGGCCAAGAAGTGCTACGCCCTGCGTATCGCCTCTGTCATGGCTAAGGAAGAGGGCTGGATGGCTGAGCACATGCTCATCCTCAAGCTCATCTCCCCGGAGGGCAAGAGCTACCACATCGCCGCGGCCTTCCCGTCGGCTTGTGGCAAGACGAACCTCGCCATGATTACCCCGACCGTCAAGGGTTGGACCGCCGAGGTCGTCGGCGACGACATCGCTTGGCTCAAGCTGCGTGAGGACGGCCTCTACGCTGTTAACCCGGAGAATGGTTTCTTCGGCGTCGCGCCGGGCACCAACTACTCCTCCAACCCGATCGCCATGAAGACGATGGAACCGGGCAACACCCTGTTCACTAACGTCGCCCTCACCGATGACGGCGATGTCTGGTGGGAGGGGATGGACGGCGAGAAGCCTGCTCACCTCATCGACTGGCTGGGCAACGACTGGACCCCGGATTCCGGCGTCAACGCCGCTCACCCGAACTCCCGTTACTGCGTCCCGATCGAGCAGAGCCCGGCCGCCGCACCGGAGTTCAACGACTGGCACGGCGTCAAGATCGATGCCATCCTCTTCGGTGGCCGCCGCGCTGACACCGTCCCGCTGGTCACCCAGGCCTTCGACTGGGAGCACGGCACCATGATCGGCGCCACCCTGTCCTCCGGGCAGACCGCCGCCTCCGCTGAGGCCAAGGTTGGTTCCCTGCGCCACGACCCGATGGCCATGCTGCCGTTCATGGGGTACAACGCCGGTGACTACCTGCAGCACTGGATCGACATGGGCAACGAGGGCGGTGACCGCATGCCGGCCATCTTCCTGGTCAACTGGTTCCGCCGCGGTGAAGATGGCCGCTTCCTGTGGCCGGGCTTCGGCGACAACTCCCGCGTTCTCGCCTGGGTGGTTGACCGCATCGAGGGCAAGGTCGACGCCGATGAAACCGTCGTTGGCTACACCGCCCGCGTCGAGGACCTGGACCTGTCGGGTCTGGATACCCCGGTGGAGGATGTCAAGGAGGCACTGAGCACTTCGGCTTCCGATTGGCAGCGCGACGTGGAAGAGAACGAGGAGTACCTCGCCTTCCTCGGCCCGCGTGTCCCCTCCGAGGTTCACACTCAGCTGGCTGCGCTCAAGGAGCGCATCGCCAAGGCTTAA